The DNA sequence CGCCAACCTTAGAGCGTAGCGGTTCCGAGCACCGAGTAGGGCGGTTTCCTCCCTCGCTCCTGAGGAGAGAGGGTCGGGGTGAGAGGTGGAGCCTTCCTTAACGGTAAGGAAGGACGGGTAGGTTTTCGAACAGATAGCACTGTAGGGCGGTTACATCCCTAATCCCTATGGTAGGGATTTAGGGCTTGGGTATAGGGTAAGGACCCCCTCTTCGCAAGAGGGGGACAGGGGAGTCGAAAAAACAATATAATACAATGAACAAAGAAGAAAGAAATTCCTTTCGAAAGGAAATGATTGGTAAGTTAGAAGAACAATGGGCTAAGTCGAATAGCCCAGAAGACGACCTCTTCTATTATCACCCTTCAGAAGATAAAATCGTTCTATCCCATGCCCTGTTCTGGGTTATGACCCAAAATATCAAAGGTAAGGTAGGCAAGGAAAAGTACTTATTGCTTCTCCGCCAATATCAGGAAGAGATGCTCGAAGCATACTTAACTGAATCAGAAGATTTCAAAGACCTGCTTCACTATTGTAACGTCATATACAATACCCTTCCTGTAATCCTTCGAAGCATGTACGATTTCCGTATCCACTTAGATGCTCGTAAGCTTGCCGCCATAACGATAGTCGCTGGCGGTTATGGTGGTGATATGCCAGAAGACCAGGCTTATGACCTCCTCGATGATATAGACTTCTATTATAATAAGGTGAAGTGCCGCAAGATAGAAAAGCTCATGCCGGTATTGAGTAAGTTGGTAATAGAAGAGCAAAAGTTACTTTAGCTTGCATTGAGGAATGCTTCTGACGCTATAATATAGTGGGTACGATGTAATGGTGATATACGGAGAATGTCAAGGCTGCCTAAATGGCAGCTTTGGCAATACCAATTAATAATATGCTTTTTTTGAAAAATTATTGGATGTGCTAACTACTGAAAATCAGTAGTTACGTTCTAACGGTGATTTACTCCAGATGGCAACAAAATAGTTCAAAGACCGAATCGCCCAACTTTGGGACTATATTTAGGCAATAAGAGGCATTTTTGACGCTGTATAAACTGGTCGTTTGCCAACTTGCCGCCAAAGTTAGTTAACGCCAAGGATAGCGTAAAAACTTTCCAAGGCATATATTTAATTCAAATTTAACACACTTTTTAAAGTGGAGTCATTAATTTAATTACGAACAATGAAAGAAATTAAATCACATAAACGAAGAGGAAAACTGCCAAAAATAGAGGTGGTTGATTTGTTTTGTGGTATTGGTGGGTTGAGTTTTGGAATGAAATCTAAGGGCTTTTCCATTCTTGCTGGATTTGATTTAGATGCAACTTGTAAATATGCATATGAAACTAACAACGAAGCCAAATTCAATTATAAGGATATCAAGGAGGTTCATGGAATAGATATAAACAAATACTATTCAAAGAAATCCATCAAGGTGTTGGCTGGTTGTGCACCATGTCAGCCGTTTTCTTCTTATGCATTCAAAAACAAAGAGAAAGATCCGAATAAGTATGATTTACTATACGAATTCGGTAGATTGGTGAAGGAAGTTCAGCCAGATATTATAACAATGGAAAATGTACCATCCCTTCTTACTTTTAATGAGAAAGATGTTTTTGGCGATTTTGTACATACGCTAAAAGAAGCAAAATATAACGTTTCGTATCATGTAGTATATTGCCCAGATTATGGTATTCCTCAGACGCGAAAGAGGTTGGTTTTATTGGCATCTCGGCTAGGTCCTATAGATTTGATTAAGGAAACTTGTACCCCCGATAATTATAAAACAGTACGAGATACTATTGGAAACTTGCCTCCTTTAAAAGCTGGCGAGGCTAGCTCCACTGACTCCCTACACAGATGTTGTTTCCTATCAGAAAAGAATTTGCAGCGCATCAAGGCGACTCCAGCAGGAGGTAGTTGGAAAGACTGGCCATCAGAGCTGGTTTTGGAATGTCATAAAAGAAAGGGTGGAAAAAGTTTTGGTAGTGTATATGGAAGAATGCGATGGGACAAGCCTAGTCCTACCATGACCACGCAATGTACGGGTTTGGGAAATGGAAGATTCGGTCATCCCGACCAAGATAGGGCTATTTCTGTTAGAGAAGCGGCACTGTTGCAAACCTTCCCTCGTTCTTATGCCTTCTTTGACAACGAGGATTCAATATCTATTGGTGTAGCCTCTAGATACATCGGGAATGCTGTACCTCCCAGACTTGGGGAAGTAATTGCAGAAAGTATTATTCAACATATTAGAAATACGCCAAATGAAAGATAAAAATCAAACCTTAAAATGGCGATTTGATGTTTCGACTTTTCGCTTGATAGGTCGTGAGCTCATTACAGATAGAGTCACGGCTCTATTCGAATTGGTGAAAAATTGCTATGATGCCAATGCATGTCAGGTTACTGTTCGATTCACAAATGTGGGGGCTGACAAACAAAATGCTGTCATAGAAATTATCGACGATGGCTGTGGCATGTCTTTTGAAGATATCAGGGACAAATGGATGGTTATTGGAACGTCATCTAAACGTAAAAATCCCTATTCTCCAGAACCTTTTCACCGAAGATGCGTAGGCGAAAAAGGAATTGGACGGTTTGCTGTTGATAAGCTAGGTGACAAGACTCGCATTATTACCAAAACAGCGGGTGAAAAGGAATGGCTGAATGTTGTAATTGATTGGTCTTTCTACGAACATAATGATACCAATGACATACTGCTGTTTACTGATATTGAAAACGATTACCAATATTCTCCCGCAGACAAACTCTCAGAATCGGGTACAAAGTTGGTTATCTCGGCTATCAGAGAGTATTGGACCAAAAGCGAAATAGAACAACTCATTCGTCAGATATCGAAGATCAGATCTCCTTTTGTTAATAAAAATGATGAATTTCAAGTTCGTGTGGTAGCCGATGAATTCGGAATCAATCAAAATGCAATTCATACAATTGAGGAGACAGATATAGCGACAGCTTCATTTACAATCGATTTTAACGAAAAGAACAACACTCAGGAAAGTATATTTTTTGATAAAAAAAGTAGTTCTTTTAAATCTCGAAATATACCCATAGATAAAGACTTTGGTGGAATCAAAATGAGAGTATATTTCTTTGATGGACCTGCTCGTGCCAAATATCGCAAAGCATACCCCAACGATTCGATAGATGGTTTCAAAGTCTATAGAGATGGCATCATCACCACACCATTTGCCGAGGCAAACAAGGATCAAGATAAAAAAAGAGATATCTTAGGAATTGACAAGCGTGTGTGGCAAGATATTTTCAACAGAATAAGTACGCGTGAATTTCTTGGCTCCATCGAATTGACTCGTGATGGAAACCCAAATATTATTGATGCTACCAACAGACAAGATTTTGTTGATAATGAGGCTTATCGTAAATTCAAGGACTTTATCGTACTTCAGCTAAATGCATTACAAGCCTATAAAGAGACCATGCGTAAGAAACAGAAAGAAGAAGTTTCTACTGAGCTAAATTCTGCATCTGAAAATATAAACCAATTCATCACTACGATTTCCGACTTTGCACAGCAGAACTCCAGTTTAAAGCCCACGGTTGATATTCTTATCAAACAAGCAAAAAAGACTGGGCAGTCAGTAAAAAATGCAATCAAGGAACAGAAGAAGGTAGAAGAGGACTTTACGCGTAAAGAGAATATCTATATGAGCATCATGTCACTGCAAGACTATGCCATACAGATTGCACATGCCGTTCGTACCACTTTAAATCAGATGAAGGATAGAATTGAATTTTTCTATCGTTATTACCCTGATCCAGAAGAAGAAGAACTTTTCAAATTATACGCAAAAGAAATGTTCCAAAAATACAAGGTGCTGAACCGGGTGATTGACTTTATGCTGAGTTACTCGCAGTCCAATCTGAATCCTGAAGAAATTGTTTTAAAGGAGATTTTCGAAGAAATTTTGAATGACTACAGCCATATATTTGATCAAGAAAACATCAAGGTTGATAGTTCTTTCCCTGTTCAACTCAAGTTGACAATTAATAAGCAGTTCTTTAGAGACATCCTTCAAAATCTGATTGACAATTCGATTAAGGCAATGGCAAATGCCAAAACCAAGATCCTAAAGGTGTCCTATGAAGCACTCTCCAATAATCTTGTCATTAAGGTTTCGGATACTGGGG is a window from the Segatella copri genome containing:
- a CDS encoding DNA cytosine methyltransferase, with translation MKEIKSHKRRGKLPKIEVVDLFCGIGGLSFGMKSKGFSILAGFDLDATCKYAYETNNEAKFNYKDIKEVHGIDINKYYSKKSIKVLAGCAPCQPFSSYAFKNKEKDPNKYDLLYEFGRLVKEVQPDIITMENVPSLLTFNEKDVFGDFVHTLKEAKYNVSYHVVYCPDYGIPQTRKRLVLLASRLGPIDLIKETCTPDNYKTVRDTIGNLPPLKAGEASSTDSLHRCCFLSEKNLQRIKATPAGGSWKDWPSELVLECHKRKGGKSFGSVYGRMRWDKPSPTMTTQCTGLGNGRFGHPDQDRAISVREAALLQTFPRSYAFFDNEDSISIGVASRYIGNAVPPRLGEVIAESIIQHIRNTPNER
- a CDS encoding ATP-binding protein; translation: MKDKNQTLKWRFDVSTFRLIGRELITDRVTALFELVKNCYDANACQVTVRFTNVGADKQNAVIEIIDDGCGMSFEDIRDKWMVIGTSSKRKNPYSPEPFHRRCVGEKGIGRFAVDKLGDKTRIITKTAGEKEWLNVVIDWSFYEHNDTNDILLFTDIENDYQYSPADKLSESGTKLVISAIREYWTKSEIEQLIRQISKIRSPFVNKNDEFQVRVVADEFGINQNAIHTIEETDIATASFTIDFNEKNNTQESIFFDKKSSSFKSRNIPIDKDFGGIKMRVYFFDGPARAKYRKAYPNDSIDGFKVYRDGIITTPFAEANKDQDKKRDILGIDKRVWQDIFNRISTREFLGSIELTRDGNPNIIDATNRQDFVDNEAYRKFKDFIVLQLNALQAYKETMRKKQKEEVSTELNSASENINQFITTISDFAQQNSSLKPTVDILIKQAKKTGQSVKNAIKEQKKVEEDFTRKENIYMSIMSLQDYAIQIAHAVRTTLNQMKDRIEFFYRYYPDPEEEELFKLYAKEMFQKYKVLNRVIDFMLSYSQSNLNPEEIVLKEIFEEILNDYSHIFDQENIKVDSSFPVQLKLTINKQFFRDILQNLIDNSIKAMANAKTKILKVSYEALSNNLVIKVSDTGVGIPVERREQVFALYYTTTQDKGGAGVGLYIVKTRVESLKGTVSIEDSEFGEIGTTVKIVIPFKH